In a single window of the Magnolia sinica isolate HGM2019 chromosome 7, MsV1, whole genome shotgun sequence genome:
- the LOC131251734 gene encoding aldehyde dehydrogenase family 7 member B4: MGFSKEHQFLTELGLRPRNQGSYVSGVWRGNGSVITSSNPSNKQPIAEVVEASIQDYEDGLQACNEAAKIWMQIPAPKRGEIVRQIGEALRVKLQHLGRLVSLEMGKILPEGVGEVQEIIDMCDYAVGLSRQLSGLIIPSERPNHMMMEVWNPLGIVGVITAFNFPCAVLGWNACIALVCGNCVVWKGAPTTPLITIAMTEIVAGVLEKNNLPGAIFTSFCGGAEIGQAIAKDARIPLVSFTGSTKVGLMVQHTVNERFGKCLLELSGNNAIIVMDDADIQLAVRSVLFAAVGTAGQRCTTCRRLLLHESIYQNVLDQLVGVYKQVKIGDPLEKGTLLGPLHTSASKENFVKGIQVIKSQGGKILVGGSVIESEGNFVQPTIVEISPTAPVVKEELFAPVLYVMKFQTLKEAIEINNSVPQGLSSSIFTRRPEIIFKWIGPHGSDCGIVNVNIPTNGAEIGGAFGGEKATGGGREAGSDSWKQYMRRSTCTINYGNELPLAQGINFG; the protein is encoded by the exons ATGGGATTTTCGAAGGAACATCAGTTCCTGACGGAGCTGGGACTCCGTCCACGCAATCAAGGCTCTTACGTTAGCGGCGTCTGGAGAGGAAACGGCTCCGTTATAACGTCCTCTAATCCCTCCAATAAGCAG CCCATTGCGGAGGTAGTGGAAGCATCTATTCAAGATTATGAGGATGGCTTGCAAGCTTGCAATGAAGCAGCGAAGATATGGATGCAA ATTCCTGCACCAAAGAGGGGTGAGATTGTCAGGCAGATAGGTGAAGCGTTGAGAGTCAAATTGCAGCATCTTGGCAGACTTGTATCACTCGAGATGGGAAAAATACTTCCTGAAGGAGTAGGGGAGGTTCAA GAAATTATCGACATGTGTGATTATGCTGTTGGGTTAAGTAGGCAACTGAGTGGATTAATCATACCTTCAGAAC GTCCCAATCATATGATGATGGAG GTGTGGAATCCACTGGGAATTGTAGGTGTAATTACAGCTTTCAACTTCCCATGTGCTGTTCTTG GATGGAATGCCTGCATTGCTTTAGTCTGCGGTAATTGCGTTGTTTG GAAAGGTGCTCCAACAACTCCATTGATTACTATTGCAATGACAGAAATAGTTGCTGGGGTTCTAGAGAAGAACAATTTACCAGGTGCAATTTTCACTTCCTTTTGTGGTGGAGCTGAAATTGGTCAAGCAATAGCTAAAGATGCACGCATTCCTCTCGTCTCCTTCACTGGAAGTACCAAG GTGGGGCTAATGGTTCAGCACACAGTTAACGAGAGATTTGGCAAATGCTTACTTGAACTAAGTGGAAATAATGCTATAATAGTCATGGACGATGCCGACATTCAGCTAGCTGTGCGTTCTGTTCTATTTGCCGCTGTTGGTACAGCTGGCCAGCGTTGCACGACATGTCGTAGGCTG CTTCTTCATGAAAGCATATATCAAAATGTACTTGATCAGCTGGTTGGAGTTTACAAGCAAGTGAAGATTGGGGATCCTTTAGAGAAAGGTACCTTGCTAGGACCCCTGCATACTTCTGCTTCAAAGGAGAACTTTGTGAAAGGCATCCAAGTCATAAAATCTCAG GGAGGAAAGATCCTTGTCGGTGGATCTGTTATAGAATCAGAGGGGAACTTTGTGCAGCCGACAATTGTTGAGATTTCTCCAACTGCACCTGTTGTGAAAGAAGAATTGTTTGCTCCTGTTCTTTACGTCATGAAATTTCAG ACTCTAAAAGAAGCGATCGAAATAAACAACTCTGTACCACAAGGATTGAGTAGCTCAATCTTCACCCGCAGACCTGAAATTATATTCAAATGGATTGG GCCACATGGCAGTGACTGTGGTATAGTTAATGTAAATATACCAACAAATGGTGCCGAGATAGGTGGCGCTTTTGGGGGTGAAAAGGCAACAGGAGGCGGCCGTGAAGCAGGAAGCGACTCTTGGAAACAATACATGCGGCGCTCAACATG CACCATCAACTATGGAAATGAACTACCGCTGGCGCAAGGAATAAACTTTGGCTAA